In one window of Pseudorasbora parva isolate DD20220531a chromosome 7, ASM2467924v1, whole genome shotgun sequence DNA:
- the si:dkeyp-97a10.2 gene encoding uncharacterized protein si:dkeyp-97a10.2 isoform X1, whose translation MGQKEVMRGDMEPRRQPLIRTVLLLQVWLWSGQCLSVHFPNQQSVYVIRGQDLILQAQIQLLDGERVAKVTWDRTAKPSGESGTVAEFPHRVSSDGRVTVEHQGAMLKIRSYQAADGGVYTVTVTDQSGQRRSAQRTVQEYLAVNHVSVMVNVSHAVLHCMEAWGTDPSFSWLHEKVAMTDKVGQVSADGASLFVSGPFCGHFTCVVSNRLGHSSATYTAEPCESTNRSTSAVVVFLLLVLVLVATALAFLLWRRRRRGHSRRERLREPYEEDL comes from the exons ATGGGCCAGAAGGAAGTTATGAGAG GCGACATGGAGCCACGACGACAGCCGCTCATTCGGACCGTCCTGCTTCTGCAAGTCT GGCTCTGGAGCGGCCAGTGTTTGTCCGTCCACTTCCCAAACCAGCAGTCTGTGTATGTCATCAGAGGCCAGGACTTGATCCTACAGGCACAAATTCAGCTTCTGGATGGTGAACGGGTTGCTAAAGTGACATGGGACCGCACCGCAAAGCCTTCTGGGGAGAGTGGAACAGTAGCTGAGTTTCCTCATAGAGTTTCCTCTGATGGGAGAGTGACTGTGGAGCACCAGGGAGCCATGCTGAAGATCCGGAGTTATCAGGCAGCGGACGGCGGCGTTTATACCGTCACAGTTACAGACCAATCAGGACAGAGACGTTCTGCCCAGCGAACCGTTCAGGAGTACT tggcAGTGAATCATGTGTCAGTGATGGTGAATGTGTCTCACGCCGTTCTTCACTGTATGGAGGCCTGGGGAACTGACCCTTCGTTCTCGTGGCTGCATGAGAAAGTGGCCATGACTGATAAAGTGGGCCAGGTCTCGGCAGATGGAGCGTCTCTGTTCGTCTCCGGCCCTTTCTGCGGACACTTCACCTGCGTGGTGAGCAACAGACTGGGACACAGTTCGGCCACATACACCGCAG agccGTGTGAAAGCACAAACAGGAGCACGAGCGCTGTCGTTGTGTTTCTGCTGCTGGTGCTGGTGCTCGTAGCCACAGCTCTGGCCTTTCTACTCTGGAG ACGGCGCAGGCGTGGGCACAGCAGAAGAGAACGACTGAGAGAGCCGTATGAAGAGGATCTGTGA
- the si:dkeyp-97a10.2 gene encoding leucine-rich repeats and immunoglobulin-like domains protein 1 isoform X2 codes for MGSLWILFTTVMLMPVCVHGAISVHFKTGRPLYVALGRTLVLEATFKKNPDDVIDMVTWDRRSGKDNIRLSGAHGSRISLENDDALLRITDVAEGDFGIYKVTVTDSNGYQQHDSLEVRKIEKPPKASIARVLECVVDKHDMTQWDSPQFSWLVDGVPVNNQTALLGGGSRLDISEVKGVNYTCVTESSLGTHTTHYEAPKESESRPCCMGLIPVVIIIAALLCVAGLFVMKKRRGETSPSYR; via the exons ATGGGATCTTTGTGGATTCTCTTCACCACAGTCATGCTGA TGCCTGTGTGTGTTCATGGAGCAATATCAGTACACTTTAAGACTGGACGGCCTCTGTATGTTGCGCTTGGTCGAACTCTAGTGCTGGAAGCCACATTTAAGAAGAATCCAGATGACGTGATAGACATGGTGACGTGGGATCGAAGGAGTGGAAAGGACAATATCAGACTCTCAGGTGCTCATGGAAGCAGAATATCTTTGGAGAATGACGATGCACTTCTGCGGATCACTGATGTAGCAGAAGGAGACTTTGGGATCTACAAGGTCACCGTTACGGACAGTAATGGCTATCAGCAGCATGATTCTTTAGAAGTGCGAAAGATAG AGAAACCTCCAAAGGCATCGATTGCACGTGTGCTGGAGTGCGTAGTGGATAAACATGACATGACGCAGTGGGACAGTCCTCAGTTCTCATGGCTGGTTGACGGCGTTCCAGTAAATAATCAAACCGCCCTGTTAGGCGGTGGTAGTAGGCTTGATATCTCAGAGGTTAAGGGCGTTAACTACACCTGTGTCACCGAGAGCAGCCTGGGGACGCACACAACACATTATGAAGCACCAAAAG AATCAGAATCTCGGCCCTGTTGTATGGGACTGATTCCAGTGGTAATAATAATAGCAGCACTACTTTGTGTGGCTGG gCTCTTTGTCATGAAGAAAAGGAGAGGAGAAACATCACCCAGTTATAGATAA